The Candidatus Omnitrophota bacterium genome contains a region encoding:
- a CDS encoding zinc ribbon domain-containing protein has product MPTYDYECVNGHRFERFQSMTEEPLRTCPECNGAAVRLIGAGAGFIFKGSGFYQTDYKTPPSKAPKEPKETPCGGGSCPAGENFCKESA; this is encoded by the coding sequence ATGCCTACTTACGACTATGAGTGTGTCAACGGACACCGTTTTGAGCGTTTTCAGAGTATGACGGAAGAACCGCTTCGAACTTGCCCGGAGTGCAACGGCGCGGCCGTGCGTTTGATCGGCGCCGGCGCCGGCTTCATTTTTAAAGGATCCGGATTTTATCAGACCGACTACAAGACGCCGCCTTCCAAGGCTCCGAAGGAGCCAAAAGAGACGCCCTGCGGCGGCGGCTCTTGTCCGGCCGGAGAAAATTTCTGCAAAGAATCCGCATAG